A genomic stretch from Acidobacteriota bacterium includes:
- a CDS encoding sigma-54 dependent transcriptional regulator, with translation MIYEEKSWSEIVEKLISMILSKKDFDETLEYLLEEVIKFSGAKWGAITEEKEDKISIRSSAGMRLPEDKLKALVSLRENANLEIKENPGYNFRDYYIVSYSISSNGMRDFDWGIYFAFKFVRKELFDNTDKIKEIFIPVIEIVLKKESEWASHLSSRDRVANAIKRKTFEKLKTKFKGKSKISDEIIEFIYRISRFEEPVLLYGETGVGKSLVARLIHEESPRKNGPFIELNCANVKDEFFESELFGSEKGAFTGAHERKIGFLEEADGGTLFLDEIGEMSKNSQAKFLKAIEEKGNYKFFRLGGRKEIRVDVRIISATNKDIKNEVKEGKFRKDLYYRLSNFELFIPPLRLRKEDILLLIDEYLNRKKAMVKREVYLTKGAEKILLNYMFPGNIRELYNILDRAMFYSSSDCIDENIINRCLKDSIEREIIFKKRNLSDVIDLLKKCNGNKSKASKLLGISRQHLYRLLKNNNVKI, from the coding sequence ATGATTTACGAGGAAAAAAGTTGGTCTGAAATTGTTGAAAAATTAATTTCTATGATTCTATCAAAGAAAGACTTTGATGAAACTTTAGAATATTTATTAGAAGAAGTAATAAAATTCTCAGGTGCAAAATGGGGAGCAATAACTGAAGAAAAAGAGGATAAAATTTCGATAAGATCTTCTGCTGGAATGAGATTACCAGAAGACAAGCTAAAAGCTCTTGTCAGCCTGAGGGAAAATGCAAATTTAGAGATAAAGGAGAATCCTGGATATAACTTCAGAGATTATTATATAGTTTCTTATTCAATATCCTCAAATGGAATGAGAGATTTTGATTGGGGAATTTATTTTGCCTTTAAATTTGTGAGAAAAGAGTTATTCGATAACACAGATAAAATAAAAGAAATTTTTATTCCAGTAATTGAAATAGTATTGAAGAAAGAAAGTGAATGGGCGAGCCATCTTTCTTCAAGAGATAGAGTTGCAAATGCAATTAAAAGAAAAACATTTGAGAAATTAAAAACAAAATTTAAAGGGAAAAGCAAAATTTCAGATGAAATTATTGAATTTATTTATAGAATTTCAAGATTTGAAGAACCTGTTCTTCTTTATGGAGAGACAGGCGTCGGAAAAAGTTTGGTTGCAAGATTAATCCATGAGGAAAGTCCTCGAAAAAATGGTCCTTTCATTGAGCTAAATTGCGCAAATGTGAAGGATGAATTTTTCGAAAGCGAGCTTTTCGGCTCAGAAAAAGGTGCTTTTACTGGAGCCCATGAAAGAAAAATTGGGTTTTTGGAAGAAGCAGATGGAGGCACTCTTTTCCTGGATGAGATTGGTGAGATGTCAAAAAATTCCCAGGCGAAATTTCTAAAGGCAATTGAAGAAAAGGGAAACTATAAGTTTTTCAGACTCGGAGGAAGAAAGGAGATAAGGGTTGATGTAAGGATTATTTCAGCAACTAACAAAGACATAAAAAATGAAGTAAAGGAAGGGAAATTCAGAAAAGATCTTTATTACAGGCTCAGCAATTTTGAATTGTTCATCCCTCCTCTGAGACTGAGAAAAGAGGATATTCTTTTGCTGATCGATGAGTATCTTAATAGGAAAAAAGCAATGGTGAAGAGAGAAGTCTATCTCACAAAGGGAGCAGAAAAGATCCTTTTAAACTATATGTTTCCAGGAAATATAAGGGAGCTATACAACATCCTTGATAGAGCTATGTTTTATTCAAGTTCTGACTGTATCGATGAAAATATAATAAATCGATGTCTTAAAGATTCTATCGAAAGAGAAATTATTTTTAAGAAAAGGAATTTATCCGATGTAATAGATTTACTAAAGAAGTGCAATGGAAACAAATCAAAAGCATCCAAACTTCTTGGCATAAGCAGACAGCATCTATACCGTCTTCTTAAAAACAATAATGTAAAAATTTGA
- a CDS encoding DUF4332 domain-containing protein — translation MRKNRLLFSLILYFILLFTLSQFSDSLSTFQEKIKTKEFQFEVRAIFGDSDVFEFNVTQEGTITVEASWTGGASNLALILNGPTRQEFARKDGTSPLIVSHDVTQEILNKGTNWKVSIVNFSRIGSARGTIKVTYPEEKKIAPLIKFIPPKVKMTVVPNVVGMSLEEAKKSLKEKGFETRVKEINQFDPRYKGKEGKVVSQAQKPGSKRTPGSTMEIIYFNPKITPKKPLYKPKVTAPVVTPKKPLIPPQPPSVTLPPLNMNPTIADIEFPVKFQDVITKFHLIGIITAQDLLERACTYEKLEILSKQINITEDDLLRIALRTEMRTVFDKNTLTNDHLDLLFTAGVGTVSQLNSIDINNPEELNQMYMLLKWTAVATGFKSRGKIPSINDIKNWIQIAKNAKPIFDLSKIDGPIFMDGIGFPKKEKLEVSRIPSEIPMPPSWTREKIPAPAEIIKKDLEKIGEEITSFFLANPRDIKQLGAKWLVDKAGILKFKVNVTQGRIKIIVFDRDVDVETARRELENRFGYIETKFISDDIQGDNFLFISVSREEIGSIIYFYIYNATDYGIDAGPAEGDIQFLKTIEPETPPTFETRLIPPLENFVLGDIKLYEFQVFEKNEKIEILLGLHPFAPLRREPMEHLFYKIILPSGEEFHGRDLFHQTFYADSDDIGLWRIVLGHGVGVEYYLYINLYTHDEQKKPGIFVVNVKHYVPPEYYIVELAEIVFSHDSDTDNGEMFLTATGYDDNNEFSLKYPEKQWIQVNDLGSPRNKTPFAWPRMPIFALPRDQLGDGLGITLSAFEDDHDLLYYFNPLNWLEYAENLLMAGLEAIACSTGVGGPAACTDALCNITAAVTGIADHIRSKADDDMGTANFITNKNQQYGLRMGNGSYREFTVKGSPDQRSNDMLDTIHNYASICLDRLRPFNGEAASGISEGAFPWLQGKIWIRSVKSVPVKEIQVILKRITVFDDGDTSGRGLGDIFVNTKVAAIGGNPSGSSHSWENEIDKHPFSAIDIYRFPNSGEHDMDDGDTWDFGGPQLIFSRLFNNSYIPAIYVEVGIWDEDDPEPDDEIGITSETLYLSDLIEHCEYYSRCRREGDQYIITCEDRVFSKKFYENGHIYHIVNEDAAQDGSGYKGGAKIEYEIRIK, via the coding sequence ATGAGAAAAAATCGCCTTCTTTTTTCATTAATTCTTTATTTTATTCTTTTATTTACCTTATCCCAATTTTCAGACTCTCTCTCTACTTTCCAAGAAAAAATCAAGACAAAAGAATTCCAATTCGAAGTAAGGGCGATTTTTGGTGACAGTGATGTGTTTGAATTTAATGTTACGCAAGAAGGGACAATAACTGTTGAAGCTTCATGGACAGGCGGTGCATCGAACCTTGCCTTAATATTGAACGGACCAACACGTCAAGAATTTGCAAGAAAAGATGGAACAAGTCCTCTTATAGTATCCCATGATGTTACTCAAGAAATCCTGAATAAAGGAACAAATTGGAAAGTTTCAATAGTAAACTTTAGTCGTATAGGTTCAGCAAGAGGAACTATTAAAGTCACATATCCGGAAGAAAAAAAGATAGCTCCATTGATAAAGTTTATCCCTCCAAAAGTTAAGATGACAGTGGTTCCAAATGTAGTGGGAATGTCGTTAGAAGAAGCAAAGAAATCATTAAAAGAAAAGGGATTTGAAACAAGAGTAAAAGAAATAAATCAATTTGATCCTCGATACAAAGGGAAAGAGGGAAAAGTTGTTAGCCAAGCTCAGAAACCAGGAAGTAAGCGTACACCTGGCTCAACTATGGAAATTATTTACTTCAACCCAAAAATTACTCCTAAGAAACCTCTTTATAAGCCAAAAGTTACTGCTCCTGTGGTTACTCCAAAAAAGCCACTAATACCTCCTCAACCTCCGTCAGTTACTTTACCACCTTTGAATATGAATCCTACGATTGCCGATATTGAATTTCCTGTAAAATTTCAAGATGTAATAACAAAGTTTCATCTTATTGGAATCATTACTGCACAAGATCTCTTAGAAAGGGCTTGTACCTATGAGAAGCTAGAAATTTTGAGTAAACAAATTAATATTACCGAAGATGACCTCTTGAGAATAGCTCTCAGAACAGAGATGCGTACAGTCTTTGATAAGAATACGCTTACAAACGATCACCTTGATCTTTTATTTACAGCTGGTGTAGGAACGGTTTCTCAATTAAATTCAATTGACATTAACAATCCAGAAGAGCTGAATCAGATGTATATGTTGTTAAAATGGACGGCAGTAGCAACAGGATTTAAGAGTAGAGGAAAAATACCATCTATAAACGACATTAAAAATTGGATACAAATAGCAAAAAATGCAAAGCCTATTTTTGATCTTAGCAAAATCGATGGTCCTATTTTTATGGATGGGATAGGCTTTCCTAAGAAAGAAAAATTAGAAGTTAGTAGAATTCCATCCGAAATCCCTATGCCTCCTTCTTGGACAAGAGAGAAGATTCCTGCTCCTGCAGAGATTATCAAGAAAGATTTGGAGAAAATTGGTGAAGAAATCACTTCTTTTTTCCTCGCTAACCCAAGAGATATTAAACAACTTGGAGCGAAATGGTTAGTAGATAAGGCCGGAATTTTAAAATTTAAGGTTAATGTTACTCAAGGACGAATAAAAATTATAGTTTTTGATAGAGATGTAGATGTTGAGACTGCAAGACGTGAACTAGAAAATCGATTTGGCTATATAGAAACAAAATTTATATCAGATGATATACAAGGAGACAATTTCCTATTTATTTCGGTATCAAGAGAAGAGATTGGGAGTATAATCTATTTTTACATTTACAATGCTACCGATTATGGCATAGATGCTGGTCCAGCTGAAGGTGATATTCAGTTCCTGAAAACTATCGAGCCCGAAACTCCTCCCACGTTTGAAACCCGTCTAATCCCACCCCTGGAAAACTTTGTGCTAGGTGACATTAAGCTTTATGAGTTTCAAGTGTTTGAAAAAAATGAAAAAATAGAAATCTTATTAGGTTTACATCCTTTTGCTCCTTTAAGAAGGGAACCTATGGAGCACCTGTTCTATAAGATAATCTTACCAAGTGGAGAAGAGTTTCATGGACGTGATTTATTCCATCAGACCTTTTACGCAGATTCGGATGATATAGGTCTGTGGAGAATAGTTTTAGGTCATGGAGTTGGAGTGGAATATTATCTATATATCAATTTATATACTCATGATGAACAGAAAAAGCCGGGTATATTTGTTGTGAATGTCAAGCATTATGTTCCTCCAGAATATTATATAGTTGAATTGGCAGAAATTGTTTTTAGCCATGATTCAGATACAGATAATGGAGAAATGTTTCTTACAGCAACTGGTTATGATGATAATAATGAATTTTCACTGAAATATCCGGAGAAACAATGGATTCAGGTCAATGATTTAGGTTCTCCTAGAAATAAAACTCCTTTTGCCTGGCCAAGAATGCCGATTTTTGCTCTTCCTAGGGATCAATTAGGTGATGGTTTAGGAATTACACTTAGTGCTTTTGAAGATGACCATGATTTACTTTATTATTTTAACCCTCTGAATTGGCTTGAATATGCAGAAAACCTGCTAATGGCAGGTCTGGAAGCAATAGCATGTAGCACAGGCGTAGGTGGCCCTGCTGCTTGCACAGATGCTTTGTGTAACATAACGGCAGCTGTCACAGGAATAGCTGATCACATAAGAAGTAAAGCAGATGATGATATGGGTACTGCTAACTTTATCACTAATAAAAATCAGCAATATGGGCTTAGAATGGGAAATGGCAGTTATAGAGAATTTACTGTGAAAGGAAGTCCGGATCAAAGATCAAATGATATGCTTGATACCATACATAATTACGCTTCAATATGCTTGGACAGGCTCAGGCCCTTCAATGGAGAAGCTGCAAGTGGCATATCGGAAGGAGCTTTTCCATGGCTGCAGGGAAAAATATGGATCCGATCTGTCAAATCTGTTCCGGTTAAGGAGATTCAAGTAATTTTAAAAAGAATAACTGTTTTTGATGATGGAGATACATCGGGGCGAGGTCTGGGAGATATATTTGTTAATACTAAGGTTGCTGCCATAGGAGGAAACCCATCAGGAAGTAGCCATAGTTGGGAAAATGAGATAGATAAGCATCCTTTCTCTGCTATAGATATTTATAGATTCCCTAATTCTGGAGAGCACGACATGGACGACGGAGATACATGGGATTTTGGTGGTCCTCAATTAATTTTTAGCCGCCTTTTTAACAATTCTTATATTCCTGCTATTTATGTAGAAGTTGGCATATGGGATGAAGATGATCCAGAACCGGATGACGAAATTGGCATCACCTCTGAAACACTATATCTATCTGACCTAATAGAACATTGTGAATATTATTCACGGTGTAGAAGAGAAGGAGATCAGTACATTATTACTTGTGAGGATCGCGTTTTTAGTAAAAAATTCTATGAAAATGGCCATATATATCATATTGTTAATGAAGATGCTGCACAGGATGGATCTGGTTACAAGGGAGGAGCAAAGATAGAATATGAGATAAGAATTAAATAA
- a CDS encoding prohibitin family protein → MQKNIAKLIFIGLIAIVILVFIFKSYVIVEPGERGIIFNKLSGNLRVTSAEGFYLLIPIIESVVIYDIKVQSYTMAKAFLEGEVKGDDSLLALTSDGQQVSLDVTVRYHPDPEKLINLHRRIGRDYIQKIVRPQVRSEARLTVSNYPVMDVYSGKRENIQNQIEEKLKKSFAENFIILDEVLLRDVRFSTEFQQAIEQKQIAQQEAERMKYVLEREEREKQRKIIEAEGEAEAIKLKGKALGQNPALIQYEYVQKVAPNVQAIISDGRSILSLGEFLRPPASSAKKEKE, encoded by the coding sequence ATGCAAAAAAATATCGCAAAATTGATTTTTATAGGTTTGATAGCAATAGTGATTTTGGTGTTTATTTTTAAATCCTATGTTATCGTTGAACCTGGAGAAAGAGGAATTATTTTTAATAAACTATCTGGAAATTTAAGAGTTACATCTGCAGAGGGATTTTATCTACTCATTCCGATTATTGAATCAGTTGTTATCTACGATATAAAAGTTCAATCCTACACGATGGCAAAAGCTTTTTTAGAGGGTGAAGTAAAAGGGGATGATTCCCTTCTTGCATTAACATCAGATGGACAGCAGGTTTCTCTTGATGTGACAGTTCGATATCATCCGGACCCTGAGAAATTGATTAACCTTCACAGAAGGATAGGAAGAGATTATATTCAAAAAATCGTGAGACCTCAAGTAAGAAGTGAAGCAAGATTAACGGTCTCAAACTATCCTGTGATGGATGTTTATTCAGGAAAAAGAGAGAACATTCAGAATCAAATTGAAGAAAAATTGAAAAAGTCTTTTGCAGAGAATTTCATTATTCTCGATGAAGTTTTGTTGAGAGATGTTCGATTCTCCACTGAATTCCAGCAGGCAATTGAGCAGAAACAGATAGCTCAGCAGGAAGCGGAGAGGATGAAGTATGTTCTTGAAAGGGAAGAAAGGGAAAAGCAGAGAAAAATTATTGAGGCAGAGGGAGAAGCAGAAGCAATAAAATTAAAAGGAAAAGCTCTGGGCCAGAATCCAGCTTTGATCCAGTATGAGTATGTGCAGAAGGTAGCTCCTAATGTGCAAGCAATAATAAGTGATGGAAGGTCAATTTTGAGTTTAGGAGAATTTTTGAGACCTCCAGCTTCATCAGCTAAAAAAGAAAAGGAATGA